A stretch of Amycolatopsis balhimycina FH 1894 DNA encodes these proteins:
- a CDS encoding FadR/GntR family transcriptional regulator produces the protein MEVLVEGLQQPRRASTLAAQVSDQLREQLVSGRWPVGTRIPGEQELAEMLQVSRNTIREALRALVHLGLLEARVGDGTYVRVTSELEAVLLRRTATTRPADVLELRAVLEEHAAGLAAERRSAADMAQLRALLAAARESNHPGSMARIAAADGAFHLAVVRAGGNELLGELYEYLGSALSALLTALPWDGDVAAEHDHWHGALVDAIGAGDPVAARYAASMLVQVTGRLSTAATAEQGGAGRTGRRAGE, from the coding sequence ATGGAGGTTTTGGTGGAGGGATTGCAGCAACCGCGCCGGGCGTCGACCCTGGCCGCGCAGGTTTCCGACCAGTTGCGGGAGCAGCTGGTGTCCGGGCGATGGCCGGTGGGCACGCGCATCCCGGGCGAGCAGGAGCTGGCCGAGATGCTTCAGGTCAGCCGGAACACCATCCGCGAGGCGTTGCGGGCGTTGGTGCACCTCGGCCTGCTCGAGGCGCGAGTCGGCGACGGCACCTACGTCCGGGTGACCAGCGAACTGGAGGCCGTCCTGCTGCGGCGAACGGCCACCACGCGACCGGCGGACGTCTTGGAGCTGCGGGCGGTGCTGGAGGAACACGCCGCGGGCCTGGCCGCCGAGCGGCGCTCGGCGGCCGATATGGCGCAGCTGCGTGCGCTCCTCGCGGCGGCTCGCGAGAGCAACCACCCCGGATCGATGGCGCGGATCGCCGCGGCGGACGGCGCTTTTCACCTCGCCGTCGTGCGGGCCGGCGGCAACGAGCTACTGGGAGAACTCTACGAATACCTGGGCAGCGCGCTGTCAGCGCTGCTGACCGCACTGCCGTGGGACGGCGACGTCGCTGCCGAGCACGATCACTGGCACGGTGCGCTCGTCGACGCGATCGGCGCCGGCGACCCGGTCGCCGCCCGGTACGCGGCGTCCATGCTGGTGCAGGTGACCGGGCGGTTGAGCACAGCTGCCACCGCCGAGCAAGGTGGCGCGGGCAGGACCGGTCGTCGTGCGGGGGAATGA
- a CDS encoding amidase produces MSDLAFASATRLVAALARKELSSTELLDYYLERVARLNLTINAVVVLDEERAREAARAADEAIAAGRSLGPLHGLPMTVKECFDAAGMRTTCGAPAFADNVSSHDADAVARLRAAGAVVFGKTNLPIWCREGQAFNEVYGTTSNPWDLSRGPGGSSGGSAAALAAGLTGLELGSDIAGSIRNPAHTCGVYGLKPSRGVVSQRGILKTRPGALAPRDLVLPGPLARSADDLELALDVLAGPIEEDRTAWRLELPPPRSRELADFRVAAWLDDPWAPVDATVLELLQDAVSALERAGARVERRPGPVALETSDRLYRHLLMGALSTGLADEAVAGIDAGLAQLPPAAGDLGARHRRGLVQRHRDWLGADEERWQMRRQWAGFFQDYDVLVCPVWTLPAIPHDQSPDLDARVIEVNGVTRPYWDLVTWAGIANLLGLPAASVPIGRTRGDGLPVGLQIIGPYLEDRTVIEFARHVAQHVPGFEAPPGFRA; encoded by the coding sequence ATGAGTGACCTCGCGTTCGCGTCGGCGACGCGCCTCGTCGCGGCGCTGGCCCGCAAGGAGCTGTCGAGCACCGAACTGCTCGACTACTACCTGGAGCGCGTCGCACGCCTGAACCTCACGATCAACGCCGTCGTGGTGCTGGACGAGGAGCGAGCGCGCGAAGCGGCCCGCGCCGCCGACGAGGCGATCGCGGCCGGCCGCTCGCTCGGCCCCCTGCACGGGCTCCCGATGACCGTCAAGGAGTGCTTCGATGCGGCCGGCATGCGCACGACCTGCGGCGCCCCTGCCTTCGCCGACAACGTTTCGAGTCACGATGCCGACGCAGTCGCGCGGCTGCGCGCAGCGGGCGCCGTCGTGTTCGGCAAGACGAACCTGCCGATCTGGTGCCGCGAGGGCCAAGCGTTCAACGAGGTCTACGGCACGACGAGCAACCCCTGGGACCTGTCGCGCGGGCCGGGCGGCTCGTCGGGCGGTTCGGCCGCCGCGCTGGCCGCAGGCCTGACCGGGCTCGAGCTCGGCAGCGACATCGCCGGCTCGATCCGCAACCCCGCCCACACGTGCGGCGTCTACGGCCTGAAGCCGTCCCGGGGCGTCGTCTCGCAGCGCGGCATCCTGAAGACACGGCCGGGGGCGCTTGCGCCGAGGGATCTGGTGCTCCCCGGTCCGCTCGCGCGCAGCGCCGACGACCTCGAGCTGGCGCTCGACGTGCTCGCCGGACCGATCGAGGAGGACCGCACGGCCTGGCGGCTCGAGCTGCCGCCGCCACGCAGCCGGGAGCTCGCGGATTTCCGGGTCGCCGCGTGGCTGGACGACCCGTGGGCTCCGGTTGACGCCACGGTGCTCGAGCTGCTCCAGGACGCAGTCAGCGCACTCGAGCGTGCGGGCGCGCGCGTGGAACGGCGGCCCGGCCCGGTCGCGCTGGAGACGTCGGACCGCCTCTACCGGCACCTGCTGATGGGAGCCCTCTCGACCGGACTGGCCGACGAGGCGGTGGCCGGGATCGACGCCGGGCTGGCGCAGCTTCCCCCTGCTGCCGGCGACCTCGGCGCACGCCACCGGCGTGGCCTCGTCCAGCGTCATCGCGACTGGCTGGGTGCCGACGAGGAGCGCTGGCAGATGCGCCGCCAATGGGCCGGCTTCTTCCAGGACTACGACGTGCTGGTGTGTCCGGTGTGGACGCTGCCGGCGATCCCGCACGACCAGTCGCCGGACTTGGACGCGCGGGTGATCGAGGTCAACGGCGTCACGCGACCGTACTGGGACCTCGTGACGTGGGCCGGCATCGCCAACCTGCTCGGCCTGCCCGCCGCGTCCGTGCCGATCGGCCGCACGCGCGGCGACGGACTGCCGGTCGGCCTGCAGATCATCGGTCCGTACCTGGAGGACCGAACGGTGATCGAGTTCGCGCGCCACGTCGCCCAGCACGTGCCCGGCTTCGAGGCACCGCCCGGCTTCCGCGCCTGA
- a CDS encoding alpha-L-rhamnosidase C-terminal domain-containing protein, translated as MSRQSSRHRSAGLAVLAVVALTNAMSSGGQAAAADAAPWPANPGWQQYVPGPATPNVTPVAVVSTSGTVTNAAALVAGGSGSAKLTMASGGPAPRILLDYGKDVGGFPSFTVTAASGNPVLRAAYSEGRQFMSAKGDGGGAFNAGDKSRANSYTVRAAGTITHSLMQGGERFQEITLTSPGSVTLSAVGIRFSAYRATANEYQGYFMSSSDELNKIWYAGAYTNQLSMLPPGMGGVSQLPLILDGAKRDRNVWIGDIYAEGPTNYVSLGSNGNEYLKQSIRLLGSHQLSSGFVTGCLAPQTPVHTGPPIPGTTGCYSTSYSLYFAPDLADYYRATGDLAFARQQFPIVQRQLGWNASRLNSLGLLVTDTSDGLDWDWYDGNKTGAVSMYNMLYYLNLTEAAYLARETGQPDLATQYTAKAAALRTAINTNLFNSRTGVYDLSDKKRGTVTQDANAAAVTFGVAPAGAVPGILAKLKSALWGAHGPQPFSADTGYSKLVSPFVSGFELRARLAAGDTTGAMQLLADVWGQMVRPGPNYTGALWENLNPDGTIPKGSTSLAHGWASAPTSALTGYVLGARPVSAGYATWIVQPQPGSLSWTVGQVPTPHGPLAVKWGRASGGEFDMDVTAPDGTSGTIAVPASGANTAITVNGTSVWDHGTFTAGAGVTSARSDGSYVYLSVSASGTYRVVAR; from the coding sequence ATGAGCAGGCAATCGAGTCGCCATCGGAGCGCCGGGCTCGCCGTACTCGCGGTGGTGGCGCTGACCAATGCGATGTCGAGCGGTGGTCAGGCCGCCGCCGCGGACGCTGCGCCCTGGCCGGCGAACCCCGGCTGGCAGCAGTACGTCCCGGGACCGGCCACACCGAACGTGACCCCGGTCGCCGTGGTCAGCACATCGGGAACCGTCACCAACGCGGCCGCGCTGGTCGCAGGTGGGAGCGGCAGCGCCAAGCTGACCATGGCGTCCGGCGGGCCCGCACCCAGGATCCTCCTCGACTACGGCAAAGACGTCGGCGGCTTTCCCTCCTTCACGGTGACGGCAGCGAGCGGCAACCCGGTGCTGCGCGCCGCCTACAGCGAGGGCAGGCAGTTCATGAGCGCCAAGGGGGACGGCGGAGGCGCGTTCAACGCGGGCGACAAGTCCAGAGCCAACAGCTACACCGTCCGCGCGGCCGGAACGATCACCCACAGCTTGATGCAGGGCGGCGAGCGCTTCCAGGAAATCACGCTGACCTCCCCCGGTTCCGTCACGCTCAGCGCGGTCGGCATCCGGTTCAGCGCCTACCGCGCGACGGCGAACGAGTACCAGGGGTACTTCATGTCCAGCTCGGACGAGCTGAACAAGATCTGGTACGCCGGCGCCTACACCAACCAGCTCAGCATGCTGCCCCCAGGGATGGGGGGCGTCAGCCAGCTGCCACTGATCCTGGACGGGGCCAAGCGGGATCGCAACGTCTGGATCGGTGACATCTACGCGGAAGGCCCGACGAACTACGTCAGCCTGGGCAGCAACGGCAACGAGTACCTCAAGCAGTCCATCCGGCTGCTCGGCAGCCACCAGCTCAGCAGCGGCTTCGTCACCGGGTGCCTGGCGCCGCAGACACCGGTGCACACCGGCCCGCCCATTCCGGGCACGACCGGGTGCTACTCGACGAGCTACTCCCTGTACTTCGCTCCCGACCTGGCCGACTACTACCGCGCCACCGGCGACCTCGCCTTCGCCCGGCAGCAGTTCCCGATCGTGCAGCGGCAGCTCGGCTGGAACGCCTCCCGGCTCAACTCGCTGGGTCTGCTGGTCACCGACACCAGCGACGGCCTGGACTGGGACTGGTACGACGGCAACAAAACCGGCGCGGTGAGCATGTACAACATGCTGTATTACCTGAACCTGACCGAGGCCGCGTACCTGGCGCGGGAGACGGGCCAGCCCGATCTCGCGACGCAGTACACCGCCAAGGCCGCCGCCCTGCGCACCGCGATCAACACCAACCTCTTCAACTCCCGCACCGGCGTCTACGACCTCAGCGACAAGAAGCGCGGCACCGTCACCCAGGACGCCAACGCCGCCGCGGTCACCTTCGGCGTCGCGCCGGCCGGCGCCGTCCCCGGTATCCTGGCCAAGCTGAAGTCCGCGCTGTGGGGCGCCCACGGCCCGCAGCCCTTCTCCGCCGACACCGGCTACTCCAAGCTGGTCAGCCCGTTCGTCTCCGGTTTCGAGCTGCGCGCCCGGCTGGCCGCCGGGGACACCACCGGCGCGATGCAGCTGCTGGCCGACGTCTGGGGCCAGATGGTCCGGCCCGGCCCCAACTACACCGGCGCCCTGTGGGAGAACCTGAACCCCGACGGCACCATCCCGAAGGGCAGCACGAGCCTGGCACACGGCTGGGCGTCCGCCCCCACCTCGGCGCTGACCGGCTACGTGCTCGGCGCCCGCCCGGTCAGCGCCGGGTACGCCACCTGGATCGTCCAGCCGCAGCCCGGATCGCTGAGCTGGACCGTGGGGCAGGTACCCACCCCGCACGGGCCGCTGGCGGTCAAGTGGGGCCGCGCGAGTGGCGGCGAGTTCGACATGGACGTCACCGCCCCGGACGGGACCAGCGGCACCATCGCCGTCCCGGCCTCCGGCGCGAACACGGCGATCACCGTGAACGGAACGAGCGTCTGGGACCACGGAACCTTCACCGCCGGTGCCGGAGTCACCAGCGCACG
- a CDS encoding CynX/NimT family MFS transporter, whose product MRGNDLRGSAAQAGNAVPGPRSGVWLLVGIVLVAANLRAALTGVGPLLPGIAASTGLSGTGIGLLSTLPLLTFAVTSPLVGRTAHRHGAPRTLFFSLAVLVAGLLVRSLPGVFFLFAGTVVVAAAIAYGNVLLPSVVKSTVPEDRIAQVTGLYVTAMGLLAALSSGISVPLAEHVPGGWRTALGGWAVLAVLAIGVWIPQYRRPRRVAATPATRERIPWRSPLAWQVSVFMGLQSLGFYTTIAWLPGIVHDHGVGEAAAGWQLFLFQIIGLVSSSVLPILVRRGLDQRLLAAAGSAIVAGGFALLAVAPQLAVVSSVLTGLGGGACLVLALSFQGQRAADASQAAALASMAQSVGYLVAAVGPLLLGALHDLTGGWTLPLLLLVALTLTQAAVGARAGRDRHLNSPSLVPTPIGD is encoded by the coding sequence GTGCGGGGGAATGACTTGCGCGGCTCCGCTGCTCAGGCGGGGAACGCCGTGCCGGGCCCGCGGTCCGGCGTGTGGCTGCTCGTCGGCATCGTGCTGGTCGCGGCGAACCTGCGTGCCGCCCTGACCGGGGTCGGGCCGCTGCTCCCCGGGATCGCGGCGTCGACCGGCCTGTCCGGCACCGGGATCGGGCTGCTCAGCACCCTGCCGCTGCTCACCTTCGCCGTCACCTCGCCGCTGGTCGGCCGGACCGCACATCGCCACGGCGCGCCCCGCACCCTGTTCTTCTCGCTGGCCGTGCTGGTGGCCGGGCTGCTCGTGCGCTCGCTGCCTGGGGTGTTCTTCTTGTTCGCGGGCACTGTGGTGGTCGCGGCCGCGATCGCCTACGGCAACGTGCTGCTGCCGTCGGTCGTCAAGAGCACCGTGCCGGAAGACCGGATCGCGCAGGTGACCGGCCTCTACGTCACCGCGATGGGCCTGCTCGCCGCCCTCTCTTCCGGGATTTCGGTGCCACTGGCCGAGCACGTGCCGGGAGGCTGGCGCACCGCACTGGGGGGCTGGGCCGTCCTCGCTGTCCTGGCCATCGGGGTCTGGATTCCGCAGTATCGGCGCCCCCGCCGCGTGGCGGCGACACCTGCCACGCGGGAGCGCATCCCCTGGCGTTCCCCCCTGGCCTGGCAGGTCAGCGTGTTCATGGGGCTGCAGTCCCTCGGCTTCTACACCACGATCGCGTGGCTGCCCGGCATCGTGCACGACCACGGAGTGGGCGAGGCCGCCGCCGGGTGGCAGTTGTTCCTCTTCCAGATCATCGGCCTGGTCTCCAGCAGCGTCCTTCCCATCCTGGTCCGCAGGGGGCTGGACCAGCGGCTCCTGGCCGCGGCCGGCTCGGCGATCGTCGCGGGGGGCTTCGCGCTGCTGGCCGTGGCCCCGCAGCTGGCCGTCGTGTCCAGTGTGCTCACCGGCCTGGGCGGCGGAGCGTGCCTGGTCCTCGCCCTGAGCTTCCAAGGACAACGGGCGGCCGACGCCTCGCAGGCGGCCGCGCTGGCCTCGATGGCCCAGTCCGTCGGCTACCTGGTGGCCGCCGTCGGACCGCTCCTGCTCGGCGCGCTGCACGACCTCACCGGTGGCTGGACACTCCCCCTCCTGCTGCTGGTCGCCCTGACGCTCACCCAGGCCGCCGTCGGCGCCCGCGCCGGCCGCGACCGGCACCTGAACTCCCCATCCCTCGTTCCCACCCCGATCGGAGACTGA
- a CDS encoding SGNH/GDSL hydrolase family protein produces the protein MPPPTVRHLAALGSSFASGPGIEPYADKRAWRSGRNYAHLLAERLGSDLTDLTVAGATTATILERPQRMLWRKFPAQLSRLPREADLVTVTAGGNDLGYISSMIALSYRAWLSQRRTTRTFAPLLARHGVPALTESMLDQTTSHLVAIVAAITKQAPGARVVLVDYLTVLDADTPTGPDAPFPAATRDSLRAVAGALADAFADAAKLSGADLVAMSRLSEGHGLTSAHPWVNGFMAKQPTASFHPTLTGMTAVADAVIDHLGR, from the coding sequence ATGCCCCCACCGACGGTCCGCCACCTCGCTGCTTTGGGCAGTTCCTTCGCCTCAGGACCCGGCATCGAGCCCTACGCGGACAAGAGGGCCTGGCGCTCGGGCCGCAACTACGCCCACCTGCTGGCCGAGCGGCTCGGCAGCGATCTGACCGACCTCACCGTCGCCGGAGCCACCACCGCCACCATCCTGGAGCGCCCGCAACGCATGCTGTGGCGCAAGTTCCCGGCTCAGCTCTCCCGGCTTCCCCGGGAAGCCGACCTCGTGACCGTGACCGCGGGTGGCAACGACCTGGGCTACATCAGCAGCATGATCGCGCTGTCGTATCGCGCCTGGCTCTCGCAACGCCGGACGACCCGAACCTTCGCACCGCTCCTCGCTCGGCACGGTGTCCCGGCCCTCACCGAGAGCATGCTCGACCAGACCACTTCGCACCTCGTGGCGATCGTGGCCGCGATCACCAAGCAGGCACCGGGTGCCCGCGTAGTGCTCGTCGATTACCTCACCGTGCTCGACGCCGATACCCCGACCGGCCCGGACGCGCCGTTTCCCGCCGCGACCCGCGACTCGCTGCGCGCGGTCGCCGGGGCGTTGGCCGACGCCTTCGCGGACGCGGCGAAGCTCTCCGGCGCTGACCTGGTGGCGATGAGCCGGCTCAGCGAGGGACACGGACTCACCAGTGCGCACCCGTGGGTGAACGGGTTCATGGCCAAGCAGCCGACAGCGTCGTTCCACCCCACTCTCACGGGGATGACCGCGGTCGCCGACGCGGTGATCGACCACCTGGGCCGCTGA
- a CDS encoding polysaccharide deacetylase family protein: MHTSTSQSKRALVIGLTAAVVAAASIIDAGAAEAAACRGYVGLTFDDGPSPTNTPRLLNALKQNGLRATLFNEGRYAAAYPAQVKAEVDADMWIGNHSYTHPHLVQLSKAQVDSEITRTQQAIAAAGGGTPKLFRPPFGGTNSTVKSVEAKYGLREIIWDISSGDSSGVSVDRIVQANANLTDGQIILMHDGPANTIAAIPRIARGLAGRGLCAGMISPQTGRAVAPS; this comes from the coding sequence ATGCACACCAGCACAAGTCAATCGAAGCGAGCCCTCGTCATCGGACTGACCGCCGCCGTGGTCGCCGCGGCGAGCATCATCGACGCGGGCGCGGCCGAAGCGGCCGCCTGCAGGGGTTACGTCGGGCTCACGTTCGACGACGGGCCCTCCCCCACGAACACCCCTCGGCTGCTCAACGCCCTCAAGCAGAACGGGCTCCGGGCCACGCTGTTCAACGAAGGCCGGTACGCCGCCGCCTACCCGGCCCAGGTCAAGGCCGAGGTCGACGCCGACATGTGGATCGGCAACCACAGCTACACGCACCCGCATCTGGTCCAGCTGAGCAAAGCGCAGGTCGACAGCGAAATCACCCGGACCCAGCAGGCCATCGCCGCGGCCGGAGGCGGCACGCCCAAGCTGTTCCGCCCGCCGTTCGGCGGCACCAACTCGACGGTGAAGTCGGTCGAGGCCAAGTACGGGCTGCGAGAGATCATCTGGGACATCAGCTCCGGCGACTCGAGCGGCGTCAGCGTCGACAGGATCGTGCAGGCCAACGCCAACCTCACCGACGGCCAGATCATCCTCATGCACGACGGACCCGCCAACACGATCGCCGCGATCCCGCGCATCGCGCGGGGACTGGCCGGCCGTGGCCTGTGCGCGGGCATGATCTCGCCGCAGACCGGCCGCGCCGTGGCACCGAGCTGA